ttttatttacttttatgtgaatactaacttatttgatttttcagattcaacACACCAATTTAAACACTCCAGTTGTCGAACAAGCTTTTGTTAGTTTTAAGTAATATTTTCGCTTATAATCTTTCATATTAACAAGTTCGTTATGTTATTATTTGGTGTTTTATTgtaggatgatggtgataatagtgttgaaattatttcttatggtgcaatgttcAGTCCATACAAGTCTAAGCTTCAACGTCAATTTAGTGAAGAggtaattttaaaatttatttaatcttttttaaatttttttattttatatttgttctttttttaaatttatttaatcattttttaacttttttattaaatttttgttttttaaggatcggaagtatgagaatcaaaagaaaagatctaagagactctctgaatggaaatgggtCGAGGTTATAAATTTAGATGATTCTGAGAACGATGAGAAAGAAGATGAATTAGATGATACTGCTGATTCGAGCACAAACAAGAAAAACGGATCAAAAAAGTAGAGATTTTAGATGAAatatatcaagtgtttttatgtttttttcattttcagttgtttttGTTTGATATAGACTATCCCATGAATAATAAAGTTTATTTATATTTGAAGtttatgttttgtgttattttattGCACTTATAATTTACATCTCGATTGAACTAATATACTTTAGTACTTAATCATGTTCGTATTATATAATTTACATATTCGTACTTGATCATTTCCAAAGAGATAAATTCGATTACCAAGAATGGCCAAAACATGAAAACTACCTCTTGGTTTGGAGTAAATTCAAGATTGTATTTACAAAGCACACTAAACTTATTCAATTTAACAGTCATGTTTCACGAGGATTTCGTATATATCCATTAGTGCCTTCTATAAAAAAAAACTGTTGGATGACACGAGAtatgaaaaaataattatataatattatagatttttcgaataatttgtatttcttaaataaaaagataaagttaataaagatataaacttttacatcctattttttataaaaacttttttataaaaatatgattttttaaatatttataaaaatgaaatttaacatTAGTTAAAGGTGTTTAAAACGTACCTACAAGTCACAtactattttttactttttactttttcaaaaacgaaaattttaaaattaaagtttattggatgagtatgatgtggatatttaaaaaagttatggactttaaacaataaaattataaactatatcatttcaccaacaaaataaacttactttataacgatagcaac
This is a stretch of genomic DNA from Helianthus annuus cultivar XRQ/B chromosome 16, HanXRQr2.0-SUNRISE, whole genome shotgun sequence. It encodes these proteins:
- the LOC110918263 gene encoding uncharacterized protein LOC110918263 gives rise to the protein MEPVLNSLDAKKQACDIEKSKDDGDNSVEIISYGAMFSPYKSKLQRQFSEEDRKYENQKKRSKRLSEWKWVEVINLDDSENDEKEDELDDTADSSTNKKNGSKK